The genomic stretch TAGTTTATGTGGCGTGCAGGCCATTGCTCTGGATCTGGTCCGtggcagtgaaaggaaacatcacTTGCAGAGCAAAGCCTTATGGGATTGCCGCTTTTTGGCACATGTCGTGCTGCTAACATCTGAACTGCCAATGAAAGAGTGATAAATTCATGAAGAATGTAAGGGTAGATAAAACACCCTGCTTTGGTTCTGAGCTTTCTCATGGCCCATGTCAGATTTTGcgttttttattaataaacagtaTGGTACACAAAAGCAGTGTTAAAGTCTTGCTTTATTATCTAATCTGGTTCATCTGTCCACATTGGTGTCAGTATCCGGTCGCGATGGGAGATACACTGTTACAAGCATTTTCTTCTTTTGTTCAGAAATACAGGTCAGGCCCTTAGAGGATTGGGATTCGCAACAATACAGCGCCTGGATCCAAACGCTACGCATCTGCACCAACCTTTATAGTAATAGTCATGAGAGAGATGAGATCTTGAACCCCGCAGTGGGTGGGATAATTTTGTAATGTCTGCCACGTACTGTTTTGATGCAGCTCCCATTGACTCTAAAAGGCCACATTTGCTACAGTTTTTGCTCAATATTCTATAATAAAACTCAAAATATATCTTTATATATCTAACTGCCTCTGGTGCACATCAAAGTAAACTTTAAGAATAGTGCCAGTACTCTTGGTCTGACGATTTCTCTAGTGCTCTACTAAGAAAACCCTAATAACTGTCTAATTTAAAAATTAggaaacattttctttttttcctaatGCAATTTTTTAGGTCGCACTAGCAATTGAAAATGTCTCATTAAACTTCCGTTGTTTGGCTGGATCTGCTATATTTGAAATGGAAGCCGCTCAGGGACGGCTAGTTTTTTCTGCTCCTAGGAACTGGGTGTAGGTGAGCGAATCTGCCCGGACTCCCGTCTGACTCTTCCTCTCTAAGAATAGACCCATATCATCCCTGCGGGGCAGTGCGATGCTCCGGTTCCACTGAGGCTCGTTGATATCCAGGAGCTGACGCACGTGCCGGGAGatgtcctgcagggggcgcgcAAAGAGAAAGACGGCATGCTGTTGCACCACAAAGTCTAACATCCTACAGATCACTTTGGGATGCGTTGATCTCCAGTTTTCGCAACACATAAAAAACATAAAGCTATTTCAATTTATTCCAATATCAACTTATACAACATATTACTTTTTTTCCTCACAACAATTTTATAGGTTTAATCAAAATGCAATATGAATTTCTTTGCTTACCTTCATATGTTCAAAATCAGTTATGCCCAGTCTAGGAAGATAATGACAGTTGACATAGAGGAGTTTTTTACCATCGATGAAATTCTCAGTAAAACACAgctgtaagaaaaaaaacaaaacacggtTTATATCAAGATTGACATATTGGATGCTTCGGTTGGTTTTTAACAAACTGTTAGTAATTTGTCCGGAACAATGCGAACACACTACAAACTACCGACATATTAACACACTGCAATTTAACCTTtatcttcagctaatcagttctGTTTGAGGGCAtttggtgaaaaaaaaaacataaattccCCTCCAGAAATGTCGAGAAACTTACAGGCCAAATCTTCCTGACACTAATTTATTGGCAACACGCGCAGAAATAAAGATCGATTTGTCTAGAAATGCACAGGTGTCATGTGTGACGGCTGTACCTTGTACTGCGGATAACCCAGGGATTCGATCCATGTGGCCACGTCCTCACAGCTCCAGTGCAGGAAGGCTGCCATCTTGCCTCGTGTACCCGTTTCCACGGGCACTGCTGCCATAGCAACACCGTGAGCCAAGCAATGAACTGCAGTACGAGCAATTTAAGCATCTGTgtgaatatatttatatatatctgGAAATATATAACATATCTTTTATTACAAGAGTAAAGATGAAAGTTTTCATAATAGCAAAGCTTATCGCTCcataaaacaaatataacatattaaaaatacaataaaaggtAATAGGTAATATACTTTTTTATCACACTGCTGCAATTATTAAGTTAGCCTCAGTTTTACTATTTCCAAATATGCTGAATCGAAGAGTATAAGTTATCTCCGCTAACTTACATTGGGTTCCGCATCGAGTACATGTTTCTGTACATATTGGGGAGAATTGTGGGAATTTTGAATGGGGAGTCTGGTATGCTTTCGAAATGTAATTAAACTAATAAAGGACCTGAAGACAAGCTATTGGGGATTATGCATGACAGTGTAGACTAGATGTGCAGCGTGTCACACGCCGTGCCACCGCAAAGGACATGCTTTTGTaaacagagagaaaaaaatccgCCCAGTTTCGTTTCGTTACGGAAGTGCGCGGCGCTTCGGCTCCGCTACTAACTTATGATGTAGCTGCGCTGTGTCGAGCTCGTCCAAATCCCGTCTTCCTTCCTGACGCCTGGGTCACTCTTCTGGATCGCGGCTGCTAATCGTGTTCACTTGGACAGATTTACACTGGTAAGCGCCACATCCCCCAGCAAGGGCTGTGTGACCGCAAATCGCCACTTCGCTTCCTGTAAACATTCAGGGGATATCAGACGGAGCAGATGATCTACAGGCTGCCAGTTAGCAGatgtgcgtttttttttttttaagcaatctGGACCGACTGGACTCTCAAACACGCAGTCCACTTATATGAAGCGGTTGACTTGTTTAGGCACCGTTTTGTAATGCAAATGTATGATTTAGCATAACTTATACCGGCGGTACTACGGCCATCGGGGTCCTGGTCAATTCGCATTTCGCCGTTTTCCTTAACCGAAGAGCTGCCAATGCATGCAGATCTTAAACAGAAAGCTGAACAAAAGGCCTGCAGTCCttcagcagattttttttttttacaattcttTTTTACAGTCTGCCATTTGCACACATTTGATTAACCGTGAACAGGCAGTTATACTAACTTGGAGGATTGCCGGATGACTAACAGTTAAAATGTATTTACTAggttgaaatataaattatgcaaaCGACAGACACGAAAGTTAACTGCAGTGCAGATAAATCGGTGCAGTTTCAAGTTCTAAAGGGAAATGGGGGTCATCGTTACACAGTGTTCATGTAAGTCACTGCTTACGCGTGTTTATTTGTGCGGGAGGGAGGAATACGAGCAGCCTCCCACCGTAGCGCCACATTTAACATCCGATGTATGTTATGTTTAGTACAAAACACACTGTATATTTCACCTTCTTCCAGAGATGGAGTCAACCTCTGAGCTACAGTCCAGATTGTCTTCCCTGTCTGTGTCATCTTTCCCTGGAATAACATCGAAAAACTGCGAGAACAGCGACCAGGACCGGTAACTATACTTAATTCTATTCCATTTTATCATTATACACCTTCAAGCACTGAACGGAACGATTGTTTTTGATGGCCATGCGCCCAGAATGGGCTTTGTTGTCAGTTTACGAGATTTAACCTAGAATGTAAATATCATGCTGTTTTTCACGGACTTAGTGTTACTACTTGCATGTGATTCCTCATTCTTGCTAAGTTTTTTTTCATCACAAATGAGGGGCGTCTCAATGCTTTTCCTTACTGTCCGTCAACAGGCTTCGGAGTACAGACCTCTCCCAGCGGCCGCACATCCCTGTCGGCACCCCTCCTTCCGATCACAGAAAGGACGCGGTTGCCTCTCCCTCCGAGGTAAGCATGCTCTCTGTTAGGTCGGCGTCGACCGATAATTCTCTCTTTGTATAGTGATTGTTCCAAGAGCAGCGCCAGTCCAGAGGGCATAGGGAATCACGGACACGGCGCTGACCATCCGGGCCTGAATAGTTTTAAATACGGTTAAATGCTGAATCCAGTGTGAATAACAGAATGTACAGGGTTTCCAACTTTGCTTAGcgggctggcgtgagattttcaactccagacaagtctgcccacacatttacatgtatgaaaAAGTTTTATTTCCTTGTAAACAATCTGTATGGTTTGCAAACTAATATACATTTCTTTCTTATCATAGGAGTTTTATCGCTCCGATGCTGTAACATGGAGCTTATCTTGCCTGTGAAAGGTTTTAGGAAGTTAGAATACACACAGCAGCATATTTTTATTAGTCCTAGAGATGGGACCACTGTTGTTTGCATCCATTAAAGGTTGAGGTTTCTGGATTGCTGTGAAATTAGGCAGCACTTAATCAATATTTTTAGCAGTTAAACTATCAACCGAGAGAGAGGGCAACATACTTTAGGTTCGACCTACTGACCTGTTTTAGGTAATATGAAATTACCAATCTCCAATAAAAGGGCATAGGGGGCAGGGCCAGCTTAATAATTTTAACGGAAAGGTCTATttttttttagggggggggggatgaaggCATATTGGGATATTGTGGGTTGTTCCCCTTTCCCCCAAGTTCCTACGCATCTGTCCAATAGTCCCTTTGGAGCCGTGAATGTAATTTATTCTTCAGTAATGGGAATAAAATATAAGGTGCAATGGTGCCACCGTGttttcatatatttttaaaaataatttgattctTTACTGGGGTAACAGAAACAGCGAATTCACTGTCAATTAGTTCACATTTAGATGAGTTTAATCAGAGGCCTGGAGCACGAGGAAACTCCAGAATACCGTCTAATAAAAGGGGCATCTGGCTGGCATCTCGTACAGAGTGTGGTGCTTTCAGCCAGCTGGCTGCTGACGACTTGTTAGTCAGCAATAGGGATGCCTTGTAATCCACTTACAAATATGAGTATTTAGGAAGCGAGCAAAAAATTGCACGTGCCAAAGAAATCTCACGAAGCTGCAGCACATGTCAGTTCAGCTGAGCTGTTATAATTAtggtggagtttttttttttttttttttactgatttgCAGGAAAAACAAATGCAAATTTTTATAGGTATCTGAAAATTAATTGTGCTATACAGAGTCAAACCATATGTTGATTTCCCATAAATCCAGATTGAGTTTCGTCTATAATGCTGTCTACGCAatctttatttgttttaataatgTTCCCATAATTTTATATGCATTACTGAGAAGGGTGCCAACTATGTAAATTAGTGAGATCTTTTTTGGTTTAGGAATTAAGGTAAAAGTACCCTGAGCCATAGGTTAAAGAGCCaatttttaaatgctttctaTAAAAACTGTAatgaaaaagggaggcagtcgCTCAGGAAACCTTCTGCAAAATATTGTCGTAATTCCGTCATTCCCCAGGGTTAATTTTTCAGATCCTCAGTTGTGCTGGTTACCTCCTCTGGAGTAACTGTATCATCACAGACTCCTCTTACTGTGAGATATAGCACTGCATTGGGAAACCGGATTTAAAAAGGATGTAGTTAACTCGTAAGAGTGCCGGGATCAATAGAGGTCGCTGTGAAATTTGGCACGGCAGTGGAGATTTCTTGAGGATCTTTCTTGAGCTTATCGTTGACGCAAAGTTGATCAGTAGATGAAGTTAGAGAATGAACTTAATTTACACTCTTCCAGCAATCTCCTTCTGGGCTTGTCTTTATTTTTGCAAATAAGAATAAGGCTTCTGGTGTTTATAGAGATTAATgtataatagaaacaaaatcttactttacagaaaacacacacaaaatagaAATGGAAACAAAATGACCAAAAACATGGCAGAACTAACTGTTACCACAACCCCCAAATAATAGTTATAAGTTTGAAAAATGACTTTTGTGGTAGATAACTTGGCCTAAGTATGTCAATTTGGTTATTTTACTGTAGGCTActgttaaatgttatttatatgtgtatatatatatttatcttttttattatgataatattttttttgcatatgAACCTCAGCCTTCCGTCCATCCATTCTGCATggcagttttacttacacaaaatgttctgagggcagaagtaaAAAAGATTGGTTcaaagagataaccaatcagattgtagaagaggtgTGTCCTAGCAACTGGAGGAGGcgagaccaagacatctgattggttatcccctgaatcaatcatttttccttctgcccttagaacatttttgtgtaagtaaaaccacTATGAGCTGCCATTCCCACCGTTGGTCATGACCATAATTTGTCCCTTGCTTCCATGAAAGCTTCGAGGTTTCTGTACACTTCTACCTTGAGCTcaaaggtagatgcatgaaACTTCCCATGTCTCtaatgagcgtgtgtgtgtgtttgcagcaTATGCTGGAGACAGCTGAGGGCGACCCGGAAGTGCTTCACAGCAATGGTAAAGAGCAGCCCAGTGGGGAAATACAAGGTGGGCCCGGCTGCTGTACACCAATGCCCCACACTCCTGTTTCCATCCTGCTCTTTTAGACCAGCACACTTGTTTCTTAGGAAGACAGCGTCACCTATTATTAGTCTCTCAGTCTGTCATTCTTAACATCGTTGTTCACAGCCCTGGCCCTGCTGGCTGTGATGACAGGCCCCTTTTGAGTCAGACCCTAATTCATTCTGTCAGATATTTTAATTAGCAGTGGAGGGATTAGATGAACCTTGAAGCTGTCCGGGTTTTAGGGCCTTTGCAGTGCGCCTTTATCAAATTGTGCTCCACAATGCAAACAGTCTGAGGtgttacagtgtgtgtgtgtttgcactggATCTACCAGTATTTTTGGTCTTCATCAGCTGCTCTGCGCCTTGGAACAAACCCCATCCTTATTCTCTCCTCCACAGCCCCGATGCCTCCGCTGAAGCCGCCATCCACCTGGACATCCCCGGAGTTGAAGGAGCTGAAGGTGAAGCTGCGGCAAGAGAAGGACTGTGTGGTGACCATCTACCGTGGCGACGTGATGACCGTCAGAGTGCCCACCGTGCCAGAGGGCAAGCGGATCTGCTGGGAGTTCGCCACCGACGGCTATGACATCGGATTTGGCATCTACTTCGATTGGATGCCGGTCACCACCCGTAACATCACCGTGCAGATCAGCGAGTCTAGtgatgatgaggatgaggaAGATGAGCTGGAAGGTCAGCGGCCGCCTTCTTCCTCTTCCCTCTGTTCCCTTTCACTTCTGATGCAACTTATCATCAGCCATTGATTTAGGACCATATTTTAACTAACTATATTAATCAGAGGTGTAGTtcagtccagaaagtaaaaatccagaccaagattttgtttcagccaaacaATTGAGTACtttgtgactctttataatcaagactggttggttgaaacaaaatcttggtctggatttttaccttcTGGACTGAACTATCCACCTATGATATTAATCTTACAGTTTTCCTGGTGGTGAATAATGCAGGAAATGAATAACACTGTATCCATCTTTCATATGTAAATGCTTCACACGTATTGGcatgtaggttttttttttttgcgtcagTACATGTTTTGTCTGCACCACATAAAACATAATGATTGTTTCTAGACCAGTCCAGCAAAACAAATGAGGTTGGGATTCCCTAAGTGCACAATCCAATGGACTGAAAGCAAAGCAATATAACCTTACAATCAGAGGCAGTGAAGTTTCCGTAGCGGTCATACTGTGAGAATCTGATGGAGCTGAGGAACGTCCGGAGAGTCAGTGCCGGTCTGGTTCCCAGGACTCGATTCTGCCATTCCAGAAAAACCTGAAGCTTGTTCACAGATTTCATGcacaatataaatatataatagt from Brienomyrus brachyistius isolate T26 chromosome 14, BBRACH_0.4, whole genome shotgun sequence encodes the following:
- the LOC125707783 gene encoding sterile alpha motif domain-containing protein 15-like, which gives rise to MAAVPVETGTRGKMAAFLHWSCEDVATWIESLGYPQYKLCFTENFIDGKKLLYVNCHYLPRLGITDFEHMKDISRHVRQLLDINEPQWNRSIALPRRDDMGLFLERKSQTGVRADSLTYTQFLGAEKTSRP
- the tmed8 gene encoding protein TMED8, whose translation is MESTSELQSRLSSLSVSSFPGITSKNCENSDQDRLRSTDLSQRPHIPVGTPPSDHRKDAVASPSEHMLETAEGDPEVLHSNGKEQPSGEIQAPMPPLKPPSTWTSPELKELKVKLRQEKDCVVTIYRGDVMTVRVPTVPEGKRICWEFATDGYDIGFGIYFDWMPVTTRNITVQISESSDDEDEEDELEGPVRPGDVEKGSKSAASSTLGEILPVYRQDSHLAVQAGSHEYPGEGTYLLKFDNSYSLWRNKTLYYRVYYSA